One Alkalicoccus halolimnae DNA segment encodes these proteins:
- the parE gene encoding DNA topoisomerase IV subunit B encodes MVKKQVFDYNDDAIQVLEGLEAVRKRPGMYIGSTDHRGLHHLIFEIVDNSVDEILAGFGNKITVILHKDHSVTVADNGRGLPVGMHVTGKPTPEVILTVLHAGGKFGQGGYKTSGGLHGVGASVVNALSSSLKVKIFRDGTIYEQKFADGGKPVTTLEKKGNTAKSGTELTFWPDRDIFQTVSFHYDTVAERLREAAFLLKGTTLELIDKRNDNQETFLFETGLEAFVGYLNEDKETMHPVISVTGESEQIEVDFAFQYNDAYTENLLSFVNNVRTKDGGTHELGAKAAITRAVNEHARKLALLKEKDKNLDGSDIREGFTGVLSVRVPEELLQFEGQTKSKLGTSIARSAVDQVITAKFTYYLEENPDFSNNLIKKSIKASQAREAARKAREEARTGKKNNRKDAMLSGKLTPAQSKNPRRNELYLVEGDSAGGSAKQGRDRKFQAVLPLRGKVINTEKAKLADIMKNEEIRTIIYAIGGDVGTDFDIENINYDKIVIMTDADTDGAHIQVLLLTFFYRYMRPLVEAGRIYIALPPLYKVSRGAGKKQKAEYAWDETGLGKAAKNVGKGYSVQRYKGLGEMDATQLWETTMDPETRTLVRVTIDDIARAERQISTLMGDKVEPRRKWIEKNVKFGLNDDSNILENESLHVTEEE; translated from the coding sequence ATTGTGAAAAAACAGGTTTTCGACTATAACGATGATGCCATACAGGTTCTGGAAGGACTGGAAGCGGTCCGTAAACGACCGGGAATGTATATCGGCAGTACAGATCATAGAGGTCTGCATCATTTAATATTTGAAATTGTAGATAATTCCGTAGATGAAATACTGGCCGGGTTCGGCAATAAAATTACTGTCATCCTTCACAAAGATCACAGCGTAACGGTGGCAGATAACGGAAGAGGTCTTCCGGTAGGAATGCACGTTACCGGCAAGCCGACACCGGAAGTTATTCTGACTGTACTCCACGCAGGAGGTAAGTTCGGTCAGGGAGGGTACAAGACGAGCGGTGGTCTCCACGGGGTAGGGGCATCTGTTGTAAATGCTCTCTCCTCTTCATTAAAAGTGAAAATTTTCCGCGATGGAACGATTTACGAACAAAAGTTCGCTGACGGAGGCAAGCCGGTTACTACACTTGAGAAAAAAGGGAATACAGCTAAAAGTGGAACGGAGCTGACCTTCTGGCCGGACCGGGATATTTTTCAGACTGTCTCTTTTCATTATGATACCGTAGCTGAGAGGTTGAGAGAAGCAGCATTTCTACTGAAAGGTACGACTCTGGAACTGATTGATAAAAGGAATGACAATCAGGAAACGTTTTTATTCGAGACGGGCCTTGAAGCTTTTGTCGGCTATTTAAATGAAGATAAAGAAACGATGCATCCGGTTATTTCTGTAACGGGGGAAAGTGAACAAATTGAAGTGGACTTTGCCTTTCAGTATAACGATGCCTATACAGAAAATTTGCTGTCTTTTGTAAATAACGTGCGCACGAAAGATGGAGGAACCCACGAACTTGGGGCTAAGGCAGCGATAACACGGGCTGTTAATGAACATGCCAGAAAATTGGCGCTCTTAAAAGAAAAGGATAAAAATCTCGACGGAAGTGATATTAGAGAAGGTTTTACCGGGGTTCTATCCGTACGTGTACCGGAAGAACTTCTTCAGTTCGAAGGACAGACAAAAAGTAAACTGGGTACTTCCATAGCCAGATCGGCGGTTGACCAGGTTATTACAGCAAAATTCACATACTACCTTGAGGAAAATCCTGATTTTAGTAATAATTTGATAAAAAAATCGATTAAAGCTTCCCAGGCTCGTGAAGCAGCCAGAAAAGCGCGCGAAGAAGCCCGCACCGGCAAAAAAAACAACCGAAAAGATGCGATGCTTTCCGGTAAACTTACCCCTGCTCAGTCGAAAAATCCACGCAGAAACGAGCTTTATTTAGTGGAAGGAGATTCTGCAGGAGGCTCTGCCAAACAGGGACGTGACAGGAAGTTTCAGGCTGTGCTTCCATTACGGGGTAAAGTTATTAATACTGAAAAGGCAAAACTCGCAGATATTATGAAAAATGAAGAAATCCGCACGATTATTTATGCCATCGGCGGTGATGTCGGAACGGATTTTGACATTGAAAACATAAACTATGACAAAATTGTTATTATGACTGATGCTGATACCGACGGAGCACACATTCAGGTGCTGCTGCTGACTTTTTTTTACCGCTACATGCGGCCGCTCGTAGAAGCCGGACGTATTTATATTGCCCTTCCGCCTCTTTACAAAGTAAGCAGAGGAGCAGGAAAAAAACAAAAGGCTGAATATGCATGGGATGAAACAGGACTTGGCAAAGCTGCTAAAAACGTCGGAAAAGGCTATTCAGTTCAACGCTACAAAGGTCTTGGGGAAATGGATGCGACCCAGTTGTGGGAAACGACTATGGATCCAGAAACAAGAACTCTTGTTCGTGTAACGATTGATGACATTGCCAGAGCAGAAAGGCAGATCTCCACATTGATGGGAGATAAAGTTGAACCGAGACGTAAATGGATTGAAAAAAATGTGAAATTCGGGCTGAATGACGATTCGAACATACTCGAAAATGAAAGTCTGCATGTAACAGAGGAGGAATAA
- a CDS encoding ABC transporter ATP-binding protein codes for MIEFKEVTKKFPDGTKAVNNVSFRVEPGEFFVLIGPSGCGKTTTMKMINRLIDASEGTISIREEDILTKDMHKLRWEIGYVLQQIALFPHMSIAENIAIVPELKKWDKKRINERIDELMNMVGLDPGTYRDRLPKELSGGQQQRVGVVRALAGNPDILLMDEPFSALDPLSREQLQKDIGSLQKEIQKTVVFVTHDIDEALLLGDRIAVMQEGEVVQIATPDEILDAPANDFVRSFVGERKNLWKEKVKEAMNPQKTPGSGSGFSIEAEATLEDAVKLLKDKQAEVLDVKRSGNHAGSLSYKDIVSFLERFDKNTVKEGADE; via the coding sequence TTGATAGAATTTAAAGAGGTCACGAAAAAGTTCCCGGACGGAACGAAAGCTGTTAACAACGTCAGCTTCCGCGTGGAACCAGGGGAATTCTTCGTTTTGATCGGGCCGAGCGGCTGCGGAAAAACAACGACAATGAAAATGATAAACCGTCTTATAGATGCGTCGGAAGGTACGATCAGTATTAGAGAAGAAGATATTTTAACGAAAGACATGCACAAGCTCCGCTGGGAAATTGGTTATGTCCTTCAGCAGATTGCTCTTTTTCCTCATATGTCCATTGCGGAAAATATCGCTATCGTACCTGAACTGAAAAAATGGGATAAAAAAAGAATTAACGAGCGGATTGATGAATTAATGAATATGGTCGGACTTGATCCCGGTACTTACCGGGATCGGCTTCCGAAAGAACTTTCCGGCGGTCAGCAGCAGCGAGTCGGGGTGGTGCGTGCCCTCGCTGGAAATCCTGATATACTGCTGATGGACGAGCCCTTCAGTGCGCTCGATCCATTGAGCCGGGAACAGCTGCAAAAGGACATTGGCAGTCTGCAGAAAGAAATACAAAAAACAGTAGTTTTTGTAACCCATGATATCGATGAAGCCCTTCTGCTCGGGGACCGAATAGCAGTGATGCAGGAGGGTGAAGTAGTGCAGATTGCGACTCCGGATGAAATCCTGGATGCCCCTGCAAATGATTTCGTCCGCTCTTTCGTTGGAGAAAGGAAAAATCTTTGGAAAGAAAAAGTGAAAGAAGCGATGAATCCACAGAAAACTCCCGGCAGCGGCAGCGGCTTTTCCATTGAAGCAGAGGCGACACTGGAGGATGCGGTGAAGCTGCTTAAAGATAAACAGGCAGAAGTACTGGACGTTAAACGAAGTGGAAACCACGCAGGTTCCCTCTCTTACAAAGATATCGTCAGCTTTCTGGAACGATTCGATAAGAATACTGTTAAAGAGGGGGCAGACGAATGA
- a CDS encoding universal stress protein, producing MIKNILLAGDGSQHSLRACEKAVYIAERTDGAEITLIHVVDDLPSRTDVMDEEMNPRDIPDHRKKRVQALINIMEETQVPFHVKHVFGEPGPTIVREANDMGADLVVIGSRGLNQFQQMVLGSVSHKVAKRAKCAVMIVK from the coding sequence ATGATTAAAAATATATTACTGGCCGGAGATGGATCCCAGCATTCCCTGCGCGCTTGTGAAAAAGCCGTTTATATTGCTGAACGGACTGACGGCGCAGAAATTACGTTAATACACGTTGTCGATGACCTGCCTTCCCGTACAGATGTTATGGATGAAGAAATGAATCCTCGTGATATTCCTGATCATAGAAAAAAAAGAGTCCAGGCCCTGATCAATATAATGGAAGAAACGCAGGTTCCTTTTCACGTGAAGCATGTCTTCGGAGAACCGGGACCTACTATAGTAAGAGAAGCAAATGATATGGGAGCTGATTTAGTCGTTATCGGAAGCCGGGGACTGAATCAGTTCCAGCAGATGGTCTTGGGCAGTGTCAGCCATAAAGTAGCCAAAAGAGCAAAATGTGCTGTGATGATAGTTAAATAA
- a CDS encoding CoA-binding protein, which translates to MNTEERRKVLENAKHIAVVGLSDKPHRTSYQITEFLLKAGYEITPVNPTVSEVLGKKSVDSIGDLPASVDIINVFRRSEYLPALAEEAVKTDIPVFWAQLGVYDEEAEKLLKKHGKQVEMDSCIKVEHTMLLKN; encoded by the coding sequence ATGAACACGGAAGAAAGAAGAAAAGTTCTCGAAAATGCAAAACATATCGCTGTCGTTGGTTTGTCGGATAAGCCGCACCGAACCTCCTATCAGATAACGGAATTTCTTCTTAAGGCAGGTTATGAAATCACCCCTGTAAATCCAACTGTTTCCGAGGTGCTCGGAAAAAAATCGGTTGATTCAATTGGTGATCTGCCTGCATCGGTTGACATAATAAATGTTTTCCGACGAAGTGAATATCTGCCGGCCCTGGCAGAAGAAGCTGTTAAGACAGACATCCCTGTTTTCTGGGCTCAGCTGGGAGTATATGACGAGGAAGCTGAAAAACTGCTCAAAAAGCACGGAAAACAGGTGGAAATGGATTCCTGTATTAAAGTTGAACACACAATGCTCCTAAAAAATTAA
- a CDS encoding ABC transporter permease/substrate-binding protein encodes MIFNIQSFFQLAQERSDLITTALWQHVEMSLISLLIAVFIAVPVGVFLAMNQKGAEPVIGTTAVVQTIPSLALLGFLIPFVGIGTLPAIIALSAYALMPILRNTYTGVKGVDPALTEAGRSMGMTYKQLLMKVQLPLAMPMIMAGIRTGMVLIVGTATLAALVGAGGLGDLIMTGLNRSNNYYILLGAIPAALLALFFDAVLRITEKKSSGSSIAPIFIVVGAAILLVAAPPAMQALNVADEEPEEIIIAGKIGAEPEIVINMYKLLIEEETNYEVTLEPGLGTTDIVFQATLNEDIDGYFEFTGTAITTLLDEEPVSNDEREAYEQAREGMLEEYDLAFLEPMAYQNTYALAVTEETEEATGVETISDLRDYEDELTAAFTFEFADRQTDGYPALQEGYGLDINNVQTMDPGLRSEALVAGDVDVIDAYSTDSYMIRYNLTALEDDENVFPPFNGAPLFREDVLLDYPEIEPILNQLGDRISEDEMMEMNYEVDENDANAEDVARNYLVEEGLLPSDSE; translated from the coding sequence ATGATTTTTAACATTCAATCATTTTTTCAGCTTGCCCAGGAGCGCTCTGATCTTATAACGACTGCGTTGTGGCAGCATGTGGAAATGTCGTTAATTTCGCTTTTAATTGCTGTTTTTATAGCTGTCCCCGTCGGAGTATTCCTGGCAATGAACCAAAAAGGTGCAGAGCCGGTTATCGGAACGACCGCAGTTGTTCAGACGATCCCAAGCCTTGCGCTTCTCGGATTTCTGATACCTTTTGTAGGAATCGGTACGCTTCCAGCAATAATCGCTCTCTCCGCCTATGCGCTGATGCCTATTTTAAGGAACACGTATACAGGTGTAAAAGGTGTGGACCCTGCGCTTACTGAAGCTGGGAGAAGCATGGGGATGACATATAAACAGTTATTAATGAAAGTCCAGCTTCCTCTGGCTATGCCGATGATCATGGCTGGTATCCGTACAGGTATGGTGCTGATAGTAGGTACTGCAACACTTGCCGCTCTCGTAGGGGCAGGTGGACTGGGAGATCTTATTATGACCGGGTTGAACCGAAGCAATAATTACTATATTCTTCTTGGAGCTATTCCTGCAGCTCTCCTGGCTTTATTTTTTGATGCGGTGCTGAGGATTACGGAAAAGAAATCCAGCGGGTCCTCCATTGCTCCTATCTTTATCGTAGTGGGAGCCGCAATCCTGCTCGTGGCTGCGCCACCGGCAATGCAGGCTCTGAATGTCGCTGATGAAGAACCGGAAGAAATAATTATTGCCGGAAAAATCGGAGCTGAGCCTGAAATTGTAATCAATATGTACAAGCTGCTGATTGAAGAGGAAACAAATTATGAAGTAACTCTCGAACCAGGTCTCGGAACAACCGATATTGTGTTTCAGGCTACATTAAATGAAGATATTGACGGCTACTTTGAATTTACCGGTACTGCCATAACTACTCTCCTGGATGAGGAGCCGGTCAGTAATGATGAAAGAGAAGCGTATGAACAGGCAAGGGAAGGCATGCTTGAAGAATACGACCTTGCTTTTCTGGAACCAATGGCTTATCAGAACACGTATGCACTGGCTGTTACAGAAGAAACGGAGGAAGCTACGGGAGTGGAGACAATCTCTGATTTAAGAGATTATGAAGATGAGCTGACTGCCGCATTCACATTTGAATTTGCAGACAGGCAGACAGACGGCTATCCTGCTTTACAGGAAGGCTATGGCCTTGATATTAATAATGTGCAGACGATGGATCCAGGACTGCGTTCAGAAGCGCTCGTAGCGGGAGATGTGGATGTTATTGATGCTTATTCTACGGACAGTTATATGATCCGTTACAATCTAACAGCTCTTGAAGACGATGAAAATGTGTTTCCACCGTTTAACGGAGCACCTTTATTCAGAGAAGATGTATTACTCGACTACCCGGAGATCGAACCAATTCTCAATCAGCTTGGGGATAGAATTTCTGAAGACGAAATGATGGAAATGAACTATGAAGTAGATGAAAATGACGCAAATGCAGAAGACGTAGCGAGAAACTACCTTGTAGAAGAAGGGTTATTGCCCTCCGACAGCGAATAA
- the parC gene encoding DNA topoisomerase IV subunit A encodes MADKERYLDLPLEEVLGDRFGRYSKYIIQDRALPDARDGLKPVQRRILYAMYHDKNTSDKPFRKAAKTIGNVIGNYHPHGDSSVYEAMIRQSQDWKMRMPLVEMHGNNGSVDGDPPAAMRYTEARLASLSEKMLENIDKNTVDFMPNFDDSQEEPVVLPSAFPNLLVNGSTGISSGYATDIPPHAISEVIDAAVEIIDNPDASIDDLMKHIKGPDFPTGGIIQGVEGIKKAYETGKGKVVVRGKAEIESLRGGREQIVITEIPFEINKAALVKKMDELRIDKKVDGLAEVRDETDRTGMRIVIELKKEADAKGVLNFLYKSTDLQTTFNFNMVAIARKTPQLMSLKQLLTAYTEHQKEVIVRRTEYELEKAKDRAHIVEGLIKAISILDEVITVIRSASDKKDAKDKLEERFSFSPQQSEAIVTLQLYRLTNTDVTTLEKEAAELQKNIEGWEALLASDKKLASQMKKELKQVKKEFTDERRTAVEDEIEEIKINLEVVVPSEEVRVSVTKEGYVKRSSLRSYTASNGEDPVMKETDRLLFSSEINTTDTLLLFTKNGSYIYVPVHTLPETKWKESGQHVANVVSVNQEDRIIAALPVKSFKEAEGYLTFVTKNGMIKRTPLSDYEAQRYSKALMAVKLKNNDEVLQVHNTTGSDDVILMTNEGYALRYSETEVSPTGQRTSGMKAINLKDGDSLAASGVWNNVLKEDIYLVTQRAAIKKMSVDKLEAQGRATRGIRILKELKKNPHRIICGGLINKNETVFIQTKDAAVHTFHAQEIRFGDRYTNGSFAIDLDQHGVIKDCWKEL; translated from the coding sequence TTGGCTGATAAAGAACGTTATCTAGATCTGCCGCTAGAAGAAGTATTAGGCGACCGTTTCGGCAGGTACAGTAAATATATTATACAGGACCGAGCTCTTCCCGATGCGCGGGACGGTTTAAAACCGGTTCAGAGAAGAATTCTTTATGCGATGTACCATGATAAGAATACTTCGGATAAACCGTTCAGGAAAGCAGCAAAAACCATTGGTAATGTGATCGGTAACTATCATCCTCACGGAGATTCTTCCGTTTATGAAGCCATGATCCGTCAGAGCCAGGACTGGAAAATGAGAATGCCTCTTGTGGAAATGCATGGTAATAACGGATCTGTTGATGGTGACCCGCCGGCTGCAATGCGTTATACGGAAGCACGTCTCGCATCACTATCAGAAAAAATGCTGGAAAATATAGATAAAAATACAGTGGATTTCATGCCGAACTTTGATGATTCCCAGGAAGAACCTGTCGTTCTTCCATCAGCTTTTCCAAACCTGCTGGTCAACGGATCGACCGGTATTTCAAGTGGTTATGCTACTGATATACCTCCTCATGCTATCAGTGAGGTTATTGATGCCGCAGTGGAAATTATAGACAACCCGGATGCTTCAATTGATGATCTGATGAAGCACATTAAAGGACCTGATTTTCCTACAGGAGGAATTATTCAGGGAGTCGAAGGTATCAAAAAAGCGTACGAAACCGGTAAAGGAAAAGTCGTCGTCCGAGGGAAAGCTGAAATAGAATCACTCCGGGGAGGCAGGGAGCAGATAGTTATTACGGAAATCCCTTTTGAGATTAATAAAGCAGCACTCGTTAAAAAAATGGATGAACTGCGAATTGATAAAAAAGTGGACGGTCTGGCAGAAGTGCGTGATGAAACAGATCGTACGGGAATGCGAATAGTTATTGAACTGAAGAAAGAAGCAGACGCAAAAGGTGTACTGAACTTTTTATATAAATCAACTGATCTGCAGACAACGTTTAATTTCAATATGGTGGCTATTGCCCGGAAAACTCCTCAGCTGATGAGTTTAAAACAGCTCCTGACGGCGTATACTGAACACCAGAAGGAAGTCATTGTCCGCAGAACAGAATACGAGCTTGAAAAAGCAAAAGATCGTGCTCATATAGTAGAAGGGCTTATTAAAGCTATTTCGATCCTTGACGAAGTAATTACCGTTATCCGCAGCGCTTCCGATAAAAAAGACGCGAAAGATAAATTAGAAGAAAGATTCTCTTTTTCACCTCAGCAATCTGAAGCTATCGTAACTCTGCAGCTGTACCGTTTAACAAATACAGACGTAACAACTCTTGAAAAAGAAGCTGCTGAACTGCAGAAGAATATCGAAGGATGGGAAGCACTGCTAGCTTCTGATAAGAAACTTGCCTCCCAGATGAAAAAAGAGTTGAAACAGGTGAAAAAAGAGTTTACAGATGAAAGAAGAACAGCAGTAGAAGACGAAATTGAAGAGATAAAAATTAATCTGGAAGTTGTTGTCCCTTCTGAAGAAGTTCGTGTATCCGTTACGAAAGAAGGGTATGTGAAAAGGTCCAGCCTCCGCAGTTATACGGCTTCAAATGGAGAAGATCCTGTCATGAAAGAAACTGACCGTCTTCTATTCAGCTCAGAAATTAATACGACAGATACGCTGCTGCTGTTCACGAAAAACGGCTCCTACATCTATGTACCGGTCCATACGCTTCCGGAGACGAAATGGAAAGAAAGCGGACAGCACGTAGCTAATGTAGTTTCAGTGAATCAGGAAGACAGAATTATTGCTGCACTCCCGGTAAAATCTTTTAAAGAAGCTGAAGGATATCTTACTTTTGTTACGAAAAACGGTATGATTAAACGAACCCCTTTAAGCGATTATGAGGCGCAGCGTTATTCAAAAGCTTTAATGGCAGTAAAACTGAAGAACAATGATGAAGTTCTGCAGGTTCACAATACAACCGGCAGTGACGATGTAATATTAATGACAAATGAAGGCTATGCTCTTCGGTATTCGGAAACAGAAGTAAGTCCGACGGGTCAGAGAACATCAGGAATGAAGGCAATTAACTTAAAAGACGGGGACAGTCTTGCTGCATCCGGAGTATGGAATAACGTTTTAAAAGAGGATATATATTTAGTTACGCAGAGAGCAGCAATTAAAAAAATGTCTGTAGATAAGCTGGAAGCTCAAGGAAGAGCGACTCGAGGTATACGTATACTGAAAGAGTTAAAAAAGAATCCGCACAGAATAATCTGTGGAGGGTTAATAAATAAAAACGAGACGGTGTTTATTCAAACAAAAGATGCAGCTGTTCATACATTTCATGCGCAGGAGATACGCTTCGGAGACCGCTACACAAATGGTTCCTTTGCTATTGATCTTGATCAGCACGGTGTCATTAAGGACTGCTGGAAGGAATTATAG